Proteins from one Streptomyces sp. NBC_00289 genomic window:
- a CDS encoding phosphotransferase family protein: MSDAIRDTTARRVRHFVDAGYPDAGPVEAAVEGAVYRLGDGTVAKVWERRRGSELRRMQRFYADAAAHLPFGAPEILAVEDIDGVPMTVERELTGEPLAGRIRTDDPDEVLPEAVDCLVGVLRALADAHDVDEVKHLSVLDEERSLWEGHTTFGSALADLVDRRVSRCADRLSTHVRDFDDTRARLLRKLRSLPRTDEAVVHGDVFPETVLVDDDLRPLALVDYGFLSTGGDPRFDAAVAAAIFPAGTEHAPEITRQLTTRFADEFGYAVDDLLLYRAAYAMATSDAFAPGGGDEHFAWCVTVLEDPAVAESLHR; encoded by the coding sequence ATGTCCGATGCGATACGGGACACCACGGCCCGGCGCGTACGACATTTCGTCGACGCCGGATATCCCGACGCCGGGCCCGTCGAGGCGGCGGTGGAGGGAGCCGTCTACCGACTCGGGGACGGAACGGTGGCCAAGGTGTGGGAGCGCCGACGGGGATCCGAACTGCGGCGGATGCAGCGTTTCTACGCCGATGCCGCGGCGCACCTGCCGTTCGGCGCCCCGGAGATCCTCGCCGTCGAGGACATCGACGGTGTCCCGATGACCGTGGAGCGGGAGCTGACCGGCGAGCCCTTGGCGGGCAGGATCCGCACCGACGACCCGGACGAGGTGCTGCCCGAAGCGGTCGACTGCCTGGTCGGCGTGCTGCGCGCCCTCGCGGACGCCCATGACGTCGACGAGGTCAAGCACCTTTCTGTGCTGGACGAGGAACGCTCGCTGTGGGAAGGCCACACCACTTTCGGATCCGCCCTGGCGGACCTGGTGGACCGGCGGGTCAGCCGGTGCGCGGACCGGCTCTCCACGCATGTGCGCGACTTCGACGACACGCGCGCCCGGCTGCTTCGGAAGCTGCGCTCGCTGCCCCGTACCGACGAGGCGGTCGTCCACGGTGACGTCTTCCCGGAGACCGTGCTGGTGGACGACGACCTGCGGCCGCTCGCCCTCGTGGACTACGGCTTCCTGTCCACGGGCGGGGACCCCCGGTTCGACGCCGCCGTGGCCGCGGCCATCTTCCCGGCGGGCACCGAGCACGCCCCGGAGATCACCCGGCAGCTCACCACGCGGTTCGCCGACGAGTTCGGCTACGCGGTCGACGACCTCCTGCTGTACCGGGCCGCCTATGCGATGGCCACGAGCGACGCCTTCGCGCCGGGCGGCGGTGACGAGCACTTCGCCTGGTGCGTCACCGTGCTCGAGGACCCGGCCGTCGCCGAGTCCCTACACCGGTGA
- a CDS encoding IS701 family transposase, protein MTPEEMAEVREDLEAFAAELFDGFFRADQRRWGQAYVRGLLLDGRRKSVEPMAARLGEDGNRQALAHFVTTSPWDPAHVRARTAWRMQEAIGPEALIVDDTSFLKDGDASACVSRQYTGTAGKVTKCQVGVSLHLARDHASAAVNWRLFLPASWDPASPEADPDKVARRTRCGIPAGVGHVEKWQLALDMIDETRSWGIDIPLVVADAGYGDAAAFRHGLEERNLPYAVGISSRHTAHPADARPVQPAYAGTGRPPAMQYPEPAQTMKELVIAAGRAAARPVSWREGSRPGKGISTFKRMYSRFVALRVRPAGRGVRKTSDGAELPERWLLAEWPATEPEPVQFWLSDLPSGMPLATLVRLAKLRWRIEHDYREMKQALGLAHFEGRTWNGWHHHVTLVSAAHAFCTLQRLAHHPKAAVQV, encoded by the coding sequence GTGACACCTGAGGAGATGGCCGAGGTCCGGGAGGACCTGGAGGCATTCGCTGCGGAGTTGTTCGACGGGTTCTTCCGTGCGGATCAGCGGCGGTGGGGGCAGGCGTATGTGCGGGGGTTGCTGCTGGACGGGCGCCGCAAGTCGGTGGAGCCGATGGCGGCCCGTCTGGGTGAGGACGGCAACCGGCAGGCCCTGGCCCACTTTGTGACGACGAGCCCGTGGGATCCGGCGCATGTGCGGGCCCGTACAGCCTGGCGAATGCAGGAGGCGATCGGCCCGGAGGCGTTGATCGTCGACGACACCAGCTTCTTGAAGGACGGGGACGCCTCGGCGTGTGTGTCCCGGCAGTACACCGGCACTGCGGGCAAGGTCACCAAATGCCAGGTCGGAGTGTCGCTGCACCTGGCCCGGGATCATGCCTCGGCTGCGGTGAACTGGCGGCTGTTCCTGCCCGCGTCCTGGGATCCGGCCTCTCCGGAGGCGGACCCGGACAAGGTCGCCCGCCGCACCCGCTGCGGCATTCCCGCAGGAGTGGGGCATGTGGAGAAGTGGCAGCTGGCCCTGGACATGATCGACGAGACCCGGTCGTGGGGCATCGACATTCCCCTGGTCGTCGCGGACGCCGGTTACGGGGATGCCGCCGCTTTCCGCCACGGCCTGGAAGAACGCAACCTGCCCTATGCGGTGGGCATTTCCTCCCGCCACACCGCTCATCCGGCCGACGCCCGGCCCGTCCAGCCCGCCTACGCGGGCACCGGCCGGCCACCGGCAATGCAGTACCCCGAGCCTGCGCAGACCATGAAAGAGCTGGTCATCGCAGCCGGGCGGGCAGCTGCCAGGCCGGTGTCCTGGAGGGAAGGCTCCCGGCCCGGCAAGGGGATCAGCACCTTCAAACGCATGTACTCGCGGTTCGTGGCCCTGCGCGTGCGACCCGCCGGACGAGGCGTCCGCAAGACCAGCGACGGTGCTGAACTGCCCGAACGCTGGCTGCTGGCCGAGTGGCCCGCCACCGAACCCGAACCGGTGCAGTTCTGGCTGTCGGACCTGCCCTCCGGGATGCCGCTGGCCACTTTGGTGCGGCTGGCCAAGCTGCGCTGGCGCATCGAGCACGACTACCGCGAGATGAAACAGGCCCTGGGACTTGCCCACTTCGAAGGCCGCACCTGGAACGGCTGGCACCACCACGTCACCCTCGTCTCCGCCGCCCACGCCTTCTGCACCCTGCAACGATTGGCCCACCACCCAAAAGCCGCGGTGCAGGTCTGA
- a CDS encoding IS256 family transposase: MPVSQNGLSSELLEELAALAAEKVRGEGLRLMGEGGLLPELAQHLMQSALEAEMDQHLADGVGRVGGRGSRSGGNTRNGYRSKKVMTEVGAVTVQIPRDRLGTFQPRLLPKYARRTGALDDLVISLTAKGLTSGEIVSHLAQTYGMTTTKETISTITDKALESMAEWRTRPLDAVYPVVFIDAVHVKIRDGHVANRPIYVAIAVTADGYREILGLWAGDGGEGAKYWQTVLTEIKNRGVRDVLMLVCDGLSALPDAVNAVWPRTVVQTCVVHLLRASLRYASRRDWADVARDLKPVYTAVNEDEARARLTDFDDKWGKRYPSIAGTWERAWSEFVPFLGLPDAIRQVVYTTNAIESLNARYRRAAQACGHFPNETAALKRLYLATLALDPTGRGRQRWNNRWKSALNEFDVLFDGRLTAGRV, from the coding sequence ATGCCGGTGTCGCAGAATGGTCTGTCCAGTGAGCTGCTGGAGGAGCTGGCCGCGCTCGCGGCCGAGAAGGTCCGCGGAGAGGGACTGCGGCTGATGGGCGAGGGCGGCCTGCTGCCCGAGCTCGCTCAGCACCTGATGCAGTCCGCGCTGGAAGCAGAGATGGACCAGCACCTGGCCGACGGGGTCGGCCGCGTCGGCGGGCGCGGGTCGCGCTCGGGCGGCAACACCCGCAACGGCTACCGGAGCAAGAAGGTGATGACGGAGGTCGGCGCCGTCACGGTGCAGATCCCGCGAGACCGTCTGGGCACCTTCCAGCCCCGGCTGCTGCCCAAGTACGCCCGCCGCACTGGTGCGTTGGACGACCTGGTGATCTCGCTGACCGCAAAGGGCCTGACCTCCGGCGAGATCGTCTCCCATCTCGCCCAGACGTACGGGATGACGACAACGAAGGAGACCATCTCCACGATCACCGACAAGGCCCTGGAATCGATGGCGGAATGGCGCACCCGCCCGCTCGACGCGGTCTACCCGGTCGTCTTCATCGATGCCGTGCACGTCAAGATCCGAGACGGTCATGTCGCCAACCGGCCCATCTACGTGGCCATCGCGGTCACCGCCGACGGCTACCGCGAGATCCTCGGCCTGTGGGCCGGCGACGGCGGCGAGGGCGCCAAGTACTGGCAGACGGTGCTCACCGAGATCAAGAACAGAGGCGTCCGTGATGTGCTGATGCTGGTCTGCGACGGGCTCAGCGCCCTGCCCGACGCGGTGAACGCCGTCTGGCCCCGGACTGTGGTGCAGACTTGCGTGGTTCATCTCCTGCGCGCGAGTCTGCGGTATGCCTCACGCCGCGACTGGGCCGACGTCGCACGCGACCTCAAGCCCGTCTACACCGCTGTCAACGAGGACGAGGCCCGGGCACGGCTGACCGACTTCGACGACAAGTGGGGCAAGCGCTATCCGTCGATCGCCGGGACCTGGGAGCGGGCCTGGAGCGAATTCGTGCCCTTCCTCGGTCTGCCCGACGCGATCCGGCAGGTCGTCTACACCACGAACGCGATCGAGTCCCTCAACGCCCGCTACCGGCGCGCGGCCCAGGCCTGCGGACACTTCCCCAACGAGACCGCCGCCTTGAAACGCCTCTACCTCGCCACCCTCGCACTCGACCCCACCGGCCGCGGCCGCCAGCGCTGGAACAACCGCTGGAAAAGCGCTTTGAACGAGTTCGACGTTCTCTTCGACGGCCGCCTTACCGCCGGACGAGTGTAG
- a CDS encoding VOC family protein, with translation MDFVSIRIITSDVARLVEFYERATGARATWATEDFAELTTAGATLAIAGTRTVPLFAPGSARPADNHSVITEFLVDDVDRVHQNLTGFVTDFVTEPTTMPWGNRSLLFRDPDGNLVNFFTPVTPAAIEKFAR, from the coding sequence ATGGACTTCGTCTCGATCCGCATCATCACCAGCGACGTGGCGCGCCTCGTCGAGTTCTATGAGCGAGCCACAGGGGCGCGGGCGACGTGGGCCACCGAAGACTTCGCCGAACTCACCACCGCGGGCGCCACCCTCGCGATCGCCGGCACCCGCACCGTCCCGCTGTTCGCCCCGGGCTCTGCCCGCCCGGCGGACAACCACAGCGTGATCACCGAGTTCCTCGTCGACGACGTGGACCGCGTGCACCAGAACCTGACCGGCTTCGTCACCGACTTCGTCACCGAGCCCACCACGATGCCCTGGGGCAACCGGTCGCTGCTGTTCCGTGACCCCGACGGCAACCTCGTCAACTTCTTCACCCCCGTCACCCCGGCGGCCATCGAAAAGTTCGCACGCTGA
- a CDS encoding helix-turn-helix transcriptional regulator gives MPRPTARVLTLLELLQSGGTRTVAELADRLGVEGRTVRRYVDQLIDLDVPVESVRGRYGGYRLAPGYRLPPLMLSDDEALAVLLGLVAGRRAGLTTTEHTASETASAKIRRVLPKHIARRLDTLVEALAFTDQLGEFDTPDAGVLLTIADAVRHRRPVSIRYTDRDGRRSERTLHAYGIVAHAGRWYVTGKETQIGEDRTFRLDRIADARTLPGSFEAPVGPGPAQRVLSAFATAEYRHEVTLRIHGTVEQIRAHLPASVASLEEHEPAAGQDRATERWLRVELRAERLDWLPPVLASLDRPFVIERPDELRDLVTALADRLASYARQA, from the coding sequence ATGCCCCGACCCACTGCCCGCGTGCTGACACTCCTGGAGCTGCTGCAGTCGGGCGGCACCCGGACGGTGGCCGAACTAGCCGACCGGCTCGGTGTCGAAGGGCGCACCGTGCGGCGGTATGTGGACCAGCTGATCGACCTGGATGTGCCCGTGGAATCGGTGCGCGGCCGCTACGGCGGGTACCGGCTCGCTCCCGGGTACCGCTTGCCTCCGCTCATGCTCAGCGACGACGAGGCGCTGGCCGTGCTGCTCGGCCTGGTCGCCGGCCGCCGAGCAGGGCTGACGACGACGGAGCACACGGCAAGCGAGACGGCATCGGCAAAGATCCGGCGGGTGCTGCCCAAGCACATCGCCCGTCGGCTCGACACACTTGTGGAGGCTCTCGCCTTCACGGATCAGCTCGGCGAGTTCGACACCCCGGACGCTGGGGTCCTGCTCACCATCGCCGATGCGGTGCGCCACCGCCGACCGGTCTCGATCCGCTACACCGACCGCGACGGACGGCGCAGCGAACGCACGCTGCACGCGTACGGGATCGTCGCCCATGCGGGCCGGTGGTACGTCACGGGCAAGGAAACCCAGATCGGCGAGGACCGAACCTTCCGGCTCGATCGCATCGCAGACGCGCGGACCCTGCCCGGCTCATTCGAAGCGCCCGTGGGTCCCGGTCCGGCACAGCGCGTGTTGTCAGCGTTCGCCACGGCCGAGTACCGGCATGAGGTGACCTTGCGGATCCACGGGACAGTTGAGCAGATCCGCGCCCACCTTCCCGCCAGCGTCGCGAGCCTGGAGGAGCACGAGCCCGCGGCAGGCCAGGACCGGGCGACCGAGCGCTGGCTGCGCGTCGAGCTGCGGGCGGAGCGGCTCGACTGGTTGCCTCCAGTACTCGCCTCACTCGACCGGCCGTTCGTCATCGAGCGCCCCGATGAACTGCGCGACCTCGTCACCGCGCTCGCCGATCGCCTTGCGTCCTACGCCCGCCAAGCCTGA
- a CDS encoding TetR/AcrR family transcriptional regulator, protein MQPTTAAREPRELTVKGQATRARILEHAAEIIYTKGVHATNNEQLRRAAGVSGSQLNHYFPTKESLVLAVIAWQAERVLTFHRGERFARFDNLDAFRAWAAVYVGYERAYQEGCSLGSLASEIIKTDLDVHDELANAFDQWRNIFRDGIEHMRQLGRLSAEAEPTQLANLLLAAFQGGMLLAQVARDIAPLKDALQTAIDHLETFATSPDAGILQAL, encoded by the coding sequence ATGCAACCCACCACCGCAGCTCGCGAGCCCCGCGAACTCACCGTCAAGGGACAGGCAACACGGGCCCGCATCCTGGAGCACGCCGCGGAGATCATCTACACCAAGGGGGTCCACGCGACGAACAACGAACAGCTCCGCCGGGCAGCGGGCGTCAGCGGATCACAGCTCAACCACTACTTCCCGACCAAGGAGAGTCTCGTCCTGGCCGTGATCGCCTGGCAGGCCGAACGCGTCCTCACCTTCCACCGCGGCGAGCGATTCGCCCGCTTCGACAACCTCGACGCTTTTCGGGCGTGGGCAGCCGTCTACGTCGGCTACGAGCGCGCCTACCAGGAAGGCTGCAGCCTCGGCTCTCTGGCGAGCGAGATCATCAAGACGGACCTTGACGTTCACGACGAGCTCGCGAACGCGTTCGACCAGTGGAGGAACATCTTCCGCGACGGAATCGAGCACATGCGGCAACTGGGGCGCCTCAGCGCTGAGGCAGAACCCACGCAGCTGGCCAACCTGCTCCTTGCCGCCTTCCAGGGCGGCATGCTCCTCGCCCAGGTCGCGCGAGACATCGCCCCGCTCAAAGACGCGCTGCAGACAGCCATCGACCACCTGGAGACCTTCGCGACATCCCCCGACGCCGGCATACTCCAAGCTCTGTAG
- a CDS encoding NADP-dependent oxidoreductase — protein sequence MRAIVVTDQAAGTAGMTLTERPEPPAAINDVIVEIRASGFVPTEMEWPSTWTDRAGRDRTPSVPGHELAGVVTALGYGTTGLSVGQRVFGLADWHRDGTLADYVAIEARNLAPLPGDVDFTTAASLPISGLTAWQGLFQHGRLQAGQTVLAHGAAGAVGTMVTQLAREAGAYVIGTGRARDREKALDFGAHAFVDLENDALKDIGGVDLVFDVIGGDVQKRSAALIKAGGTLVSVVGPVEARPTDGLAVDFVVEANRAELGEIVQRVRDGRLRTNIGDVTSLDDAVGALNPTTRRNGKTVIRVRP from the coding sequence ATGAGGGCCATCGTGGTAACCGACCAGGCCGCGGGAACGGCCGGGATGACGCTGACGGAGCGGCCTGAGCCTCCCGCAGCGATCAACGACGTCATCGTTGAGATCCGTGCATCGGGCTTCGTCCCGACCGAGATGGAGTGGCCATCGACCTGGACCGATCGAGCCGGCCGTGACAGGACGCCGTCGGTCCCCGGCCACGAGCTGGCCGGAGTGGTCACCGCCCTCGGCTACGGCACGACGGGGCTGTCGGTCGGGCAGCGGGTGTTCGGCCTCGCTGACTGGCACCGCGACGGCACCCTCGCGGATTACGTGGCGATCGAAGCACGCAACCTCGCACCGCTGCCCGGCGACGTCGATTTCACGACAGCCGCGTCCCTGCCCATCTCAGGTCTGACCGCATGGCAGGGGCTGTTCCAGCACGGCCGCCTCCAGGCCGGCCAGACCGTCCTCGCCCATGGCGCAGCCGGTGCAGTCGGGACGATGGTGACCCAGCTCGCCCGTGAGGCCGGCGCCTACGTCATCGGCACCGGCCGCGCCCGAGACCGTGAGAAGGCACTCGACTTCGGCGCGCATGCGTTCGTCGACCTCGAAAACGACGCTCTGAAAGACATCGGCGGTGTCGACTTGGTCTTCGATGTCATCGGTGGCGACGTTCAGAAGCGGTCCGCTGCCCTCATCAAGGCCGGAGGAACGCTCGTGTCCGTCGTCGGCCCGGTCGAGGCTCGGCCCACTGACGGCCTGGCGGTGGACTTCGTCGTCGAGGCCAATCGCGCCGAACTGGGCGAGATCGTGCAGCGGGTGCGGGACGGAAGGCTACGGACAAACATCGGTGATGTCACGAGCCTCGACGACGCCGTCGGCGCCCTCAACCCGACCACGCGACGTAACGGGAAGACAGTCATCCGCGTACGCCCATAG
- a CDS encoding helix-turn-helix transcriptional regulator, which translates to MKSMTTTPPGAGLGAAIRTWRNRLPPLAAGLPVVRKRRAVGLRREELADLAGVSVDYVVRLEQGRATTPSASVVASLARALQLSTAERDHLYRLARIVPPADGTICDHLPSGMQRALVRLGDVPVAVFAADWQLVWWNRGWAALLGDPLALPPRMRNFARDRFPVGADHTPLVLWPVTDTDPDTTDAALVSDLRRVTGRFPRDSRLAALVRDLNAGNERFAELWAKGEVTANREVRKTVDHPSVGPVTVDCDVLTDGDTELKIVIMTAAPGSEDETKLQLTTVVGPPAGIRN; encoded by the coding sequence ATGAAGAGCATGACGACGACACCCCCAGGGGCCGGACTGGGCGCGGCGATCCGCACATGGCGCAACCGGCTTCCCCCGTTGGCCGCCGGGCTGCCGGTCGTCCGCAAGCGCCGGGCTGTCGGGCTGCGGCGCGAGGAACTGGCCGACCTGGCCGGAGTGTCGGTCGACTACGTCGTGCGCCTGGAGCAGGGGCGAGCCACGACACCCTCGGCGTCGGTGGTGGCGTCCCTGGCACGCGCCCTCCAGCTGTCCACCGCCGAGCGGGACCACCTCTACCGGCTGGCCCGGATCGTGCCGCCGGCGGACGGCACGATCTGCGACCATCTCCCGTCCGGTATGCAACGAGCGCTCGTCCGCCTCGGAGACGTACCGGTTGCCGTGTTCGCGGCGGACTGGCAACTGGTGTGGTGGAACCGCGGGTGGGCCGCCCTGCTGGGTGACCCCTTGGCCTTGCCGCCGCGGATGCGCAACTTCGCCCGCGACAGGTTCCCGGTGGGCGCCGATCACACCCCCCTCGTGCTGTGGCCGGTCACCGATACGGACCCCGACACCACCGACGCCGCCCTCGTCTCCGACCTGCGCCGCGTCACCGGCCGCTTCCCCCGGGACAGTCGCCTGGCCGCGCTGGTCCGCGACCTGAACGCAGGCAACGAGAGGTTCGCCGAGTTGTGGGCGAAGGGAGAGGTGACCGCGAACCGCGAGGTCCGCAAGACGGTCGACCACCCGTCGGTGGGCCCGGTCACGGTGGACTGCGATGTCCTGACCGACGGCGACACCGAGCTCAAGATCGTCATCATGACCGCCGCGCCGGGCAGCGAGGACGAGACCAAACTCCAGCTCACCACCGTCGTCGGCCCACCGGCCGGCATACGCAACTGA
- a CDS encoding SDR family NAD(P)-dependent oxidoreductase yields MTITFITGANKGIGREAARRLIACGHTVLLGARDRERGEEAAAALGARFVPVDVTDDASVAAAAADIAEHEGRIDVLINNAGVQGPIGDPSDLTAADARAVLDVNVIGVVRTTTAFLPLLRRSDDPVIINVSSGMGSLAFTHDPGRSESYVVAPLYASSKAALTMLTTQYAKGLKGIRVNAADPGYTATDINGHSGSQTLTEGTDAIVALATEEPGAGTGRFIDRHGEIAWS; encoded by the coding sequence ATGACGATCACTTTCATCACCGGAGCCAACAAGGGCATCGGCCGCGAGGCCGCCCGCCGCCTCATCGCGTGCGGTCACACCGTTCTCCTGGGAGCCCGCGACCGTGAGCGGGGTGAGGAGGCAGCCGCCGCGCTGGGCGCACGCTTCGTCCCCGTCGACGTGACCGACGACGCGTCCGTGGCCGCCGCCGCCGCGGACATCGCCGAGCACGAGGGCAGGATCGACGTCCTGATCAACAACGCGGGGGTACAGGGACCCATCGGTGATCCCAGCGACCTCACCGCCGCGGACGCCCGCGCCGTCCTCGACGTCAACGTCATCGGCGTCGTCCGCACCACCACCGCGTTCCTGCCGCTGCTGCGCCGCTCGGACGACCCCGTGATCATCAACGTCAGCAGCGGCATGGGCTCCCTCGCCTTCACCCACGACCCCGGCCGGTCCGAGTCGTACGTCGTCGCGCCGCTGTACGCCTCCTCGAAGGCGGCACTGACGATGTTGACGACGCAGTACGCCAAGGGGCTCAAGGGCATTCGCGTCAACGCCGCCGACCCCGGCTACACCGCGACCGACATCAACGGTCACAGCGGCTCCCAGACCCTCACCGAGGGCACGGACGCGATCGTCGCCCTCGCCACCGAGGAGCCCGGCGCCGGCACCGGACGCTTCATCGACCGCCATGGCGAGATCGCCTGGTCCTGA
- a CDS encoding type II toxin-antitoxin system prevent-host-death family antitoxin, translating to MKSATMARNDLYGLAKSAEDDGVTTLINKRDARVLLAPLDRFPAARKPGAFPTWTLSAAQKDFGTLISRAAGGEPQVLRRNSTPVAVLLPADPNAIALPSDTAAPIGAATAGGAVTPQSAPSRERGRRLATLGDAIGDVLSANSAPGLSFGLAGLDEATGGLQPGRMVLVAAEPQVGGSLIGLTAARTALARGARVLYAASGPSSADVTRRIIAAEAGGDYGRLKTGVLTEHEQQVVERLRHAPLLIDDGSDLSAEAIAATAPLADDLALVVVDRLQRARNPRLLLSGEHLPAASQILRELARTQNVPVLAVLDTDDPAIVNLLDADVILTLTTTPGQQLTTVTVAERDLGIIGNTRLRPDLAHARFLDPTTPSPGTSASAGPGVPEPAAGPRAAADTLPTTGGTAETVGTAGTVGTAADRELAEAVLPFTSGAVKGLPAEATRLFAALRTALAGAHVKDLDDLHAPLKEMAAAGLQTPDSDEGRRLAAALHAFNAPAPASASEPTPAATPSQAGGVDTRVAEDADEVRRDDDDGLVPGDEQDEPKGAVFPALRILKESVARSKMHPIPVIRTEDRQTGPWPLVSEDMDGEPGWVHPDVTSTRVAHERTGKRVRRDQLNVPASFGDGLMCLIDRNGSFPSACSAVPLAPNKLLHTGPLDVFDKSQAGIYQISVPEWNYPGMPHPLGRLAERPDGQRRVWVTTPHVKVLERLHRDGHLTEPVVIHDSWTGKANESLFKPFYQATKEARTELIQAGGEPYKAYKTRLSIALRLLWPKRPESRSPFWRPDWRMSMVAEASVRHWTVAFKAVQTGHTLIALRNVDAAIFWTPDETVPDTYRIGTGFGEVKAKFIQPGTFIPEGDD from the coding sequence ATGAAGTCCGCCACTATGGCCCGCAACGACCTGTACGGCCTGGCCAAGAGTGCCGAGGACGACGGGGTCACAACGCTGATCAACAAGCGAGACGCCCGCGTTCTGCTGGCCCCTTTGGACCGGTTCCCGGCAGCCCGGAAGCCTGGCGCCTTCCCCACCTGGACACTGAGCGCGGCGCAGAAGGACTTCGGCACCCTGATCAGCCGGGCAGCCGGCGGCGAGCCCCAGGTGCTGCGCCGAAACAGTACGCCCGTCGCCGTACTGCTCCCCGCCGACCCCAACGCGATCGCCCTCCCATCCGACACGGCCGCGCCCATCGGCGCGGCGACCGCAGGAGGTGCGGTGACCCCGCAGTCCGCTCCCAGTCGTGAGCGCGGCCGCCGCCTCGCCACCCTGGGCGATGCCATCGGCGACGTTCTCTCCGCCAACTCCGCGCCCGGCCTGTCGTTCGGTCTCGCGGGTCTGGACGAGGCGACCGGTGGCCTGCAGCCGGGCCGGATGGTCCTGGTCGCGGCCGAACCTCAGGTGGGGGGCAGCCTGATCGGCCTCACCGCCGCCCGCACCGCCCTCGCCCGAGGCGCCCGCGTCCTGTACGCCGCGTCGGGCCCCAGCAGTGCGGACGTCACCCGCCGGATCATCGCCGCCGAGGCCGGCGGCGACTACGGGCGGCTCAAGACCGGCGTCCTGACCGAGCACGAGCAGCAGGTCGTGGAACGCCTGCGGCACGCACCGCTGCTCATCGACGACGGCAGCGACCTGAGTGCTGAGGCCATCGCCGCCACCGCGCCGCTGGCCGACGACCTGGCGCTCGTGGTCGTGGACCGGCTGCAGCGGGCCCGCAACCCGCGCCTGCTGCTGTCCGGCGAACACCTCCCGGCCGCCAGCCAGATCCTGCGCGAGTTGGCCCGCACCCAGAACGTGCCGGTCCTCGCGGTCTTGGACACCGACGACCCGGCCATCGTCAACCTCCTGGACGCCGACGTCATCCTCACCCTCACCACCACGCCCGGCCAGCAGCTGACGACCGTGACCGTCGCCGAACGCGACCTGGGCATAATCGGCAACACGCGTCTGCGCCCCGACCTCGCCCACGCCCGCTTCCTCGACCCCACCACCCCCAGCCCCGGGACCAGCGCCAGCGCCGGACCCGGCGTCCCCGAGCCGGCAGCCGGCCCGCGCGCAGCCGCCGACACTCTCCCGACCACCGGGGGCACCGCGGAAACGGTGGGCACCGCGGGCACCGTGGGTACGGCGGCCGACCGCGAACTGGCCGAGGCCGTCTTGCCGTTCACCTCCGGCGCTGTGAAGGGACTGCCCGCGGAGGCGACCCGCCTCTTCGCGGCCCTGCGCACCGCACTCGCCGGCGCGCATGTGAAGGACCTCGACGACCTCCACGCCCCACTCAAGGAGATGGCCGCGGCCGGGCTGCAGACTCCCGACAGCGACGAGGGCCGTCGTCTCGCCGCCGCGCTGCACGCCTTCAACGCCCCCGCCCCCGCCAGCGCTTCCGAACCGACTCCCGCGGCTACTCCCTCGCAGGCGGGCGGGGTCGACACACGGGTCGCCGAGGACGCCGACGAGGTGCGCCGGGATGACGATGACGGTCTGGTCCCGGGTGATGAGCAGGACGAGCCGAAGGGCGCGGTCTTCCCGGCCCTGCGGATCCTCAAGGAGTCGGTGGCGCGGTCGAAGATGCACCCGATCCCGGTCATCCGCACCGAGGACCGGCAGACCGGGCCGTGGCCGCTGGTCAGTGAGGACATGGACGGTGAGCCCGGCTGGGTCCACCCCGACGTCACCAGCACCCGCGTCGCCCACGAGCGCACCGGCAAGCGGGTGCGGCGCGACCAGCTAAACGTGCCCGCCTCGTTCGGGGACGGTCTGATGTGCCTGATCGACCGCAACGGCTCCTTCCCCTCCGCCTGTTCCGCAGTCCCGCTCGCCCCGAACAAGCTCCTGCACACCGGGCCCCTCGACGTCTTCGACAAGAGCCAGGCTGGCATCTACCAGATCAGCGTCCCCGAGTGGAACTACCCGGGCATGCCGCACCCGCTCGGGCGGCTCGCCGAGCGGCCCGACGGGCAGAGACGGGTGTGGGTGACCACCCCGCACGTCAAGGTGCTCGAACGCCTGCACCGAGACGGCCACCTCACCGAACCGGTGGTCATCCATGACTCGTGGACGGGCAAGGCCAACGAGTCGCTGTTCAAGCCTTTCTACCAGGCGACCAAGGAGGCCCGCACCGAGCTGATCCAGGCCGGCGGCGAGCCGTACAAGGCCTACAAGACCCGTCTGTCGATCGCGCTGCGTCTGCTGTGGCCCAAGCGTCCGGAATCGCGCTCCCCGTTCTGGCGGCCGGACTGGCGCATGAGCATGGTCGCCGAAGCCTCCGTCCGCCACTGGACCGTCGCCTTCAAAGCCGTCCAGACAGGCCACACCCTCATCGCCCTGCGCAACGTCGACGCCGCGATCTTCTGGACCCCGGACGAGACGGTGCCCGACACCTACCGGATCGGAACCGGCTTCGGTGAAGTGAAGGCCAAGTTCATCCAGCCCGGCACGTTCATCCCGGAAGGTGACGACTGA